The following are encoded in a window of Bacteroidales bacterium genomic DNA:
- a CDS encoding DUF5103 domain-containing protein has translation MTHCLHFCLCFSWLILSFIFGQPVRAQFLSGPDYYSESYFRFEDYVYQPFIRTVQLYRAGFELSPALIRLNSGEKLTCTFDDLEGDVKDYRYTVIHCGANWQASNLVYTQYISGYEENPVTDFHSSYNTVQPYTNYRFILPSGDMEFLISGNYLLKVFLAGSSEPVFTRRFMVMDPKVGIEARIRRPVIVEDRDTRQKIDFSILAERISIEDPYRSLHVILMQNNRWDNAIRDLKPRMVIDGKLDYNYEGENVFDGGNEYRDFDIKSLTYRSPRIRSITFANDTHRIVLWEDEPRVHRVYHTETDINGRVYIGCEDARDVDTECDYVKVSFFLHYPSPLENGSLYVFGSLTSNQFTKDGLLVYDPVKKGYRTEMYLKQGFYNYQYLFLENKSFLGDATFVEGNHFETMNEYVILVYYRQPGSLYDELIGVTILNSPF, from the coding sequence ATGACCCATTGCCTGCACTTCTGCCTGTGTTTCTCCTGGCTGATCCTTTCATTCATTTTCGGACAGCCTGTCCGTGCCCAGTTCCTCTCGGGCCCTGATTACTACAGCGAGTCTTATTTCCGTTTTGAAGACTATGTCTATCAGCCCTTCATCAGAACCGTACAGTTGTACAGGGCCGGATTTGAACTTTCCCCTGCCCTGATTCGGCTGAATTCCGGCGAAAAGCTTACCTGCACCTTCGATGACCTGGAGGGGGATGTTAAAGATTACCGCTACACCGTCATTCACTGCGGGGCAAACTGGCAGGCCAGCAATCTGGTCTATACCCAGTATATCTCCGGATATGAAGAAAATCCTGTAACTGACTTTCATTCATCTTATAATACGGTACAACCCTATACGAATTATCGTTTTATACTTCCCTCTGGCGATATGGAATTCCTGATCTCCGGCAATTATCTGTTAAAAGTGTTCCTCGCCGGGAGCAGCGAACCGGTTTTTACGCGCAGGTTCATGGTGATGGATCCGAAAGTCGGCATCGAGGCCAGGATCAGGCGCCCTGTGATCGTGGAAGACAGGGACACCCGGCAGAAAATCGATTTTTCCATTCTGGCAGAAAGGATTTCCATTGAGGATCCCTACCGCAGCCTTCACGTCATTTTGATGCAAAACAACCGCTGGGACAATGCTATTCGGGATCTGAAGCCACGGATGGTCATTGATGGCAAGCTCGATTATAACTACGAAGGAGAAAATGTATTTGATGGCGGAAATGAGTACCGCGACTTCGACATTAAAAGCCTCACCTACCGTTCGCCGAGAATACGATCAATAACGTTCGCAAACGACACGCATCGCATCGTCCTGTGGGAAGATGAGCCGAGGGTGCACCGTGTGTATCATACGGAGACGGATATTAACGGGCGGGTATACATCGGTTGTGAGGATGCCCGCGATGTGGATACGGAATGCGACTATGTCAAGGTCAGCTTCTTTCTGCACTATCCCTCGCCCTTAGAGAATGGAAGCCTGTATGTTTTTGGATCCCTGACGAGCAACCAATTTACCAAAGATGGCCTGTTGGTCTATGATCCTGTTAAAAAAGGCTATCGGACCGAAATGTACCTGAAACAGGGATTTTACAACTATCAGTACCTGTTCCTTGAAAACAAAAGTTTCCTTGGAGACGCTACATTTGTAGAGGGGAATCATTTTGAAACGATGAATGAGTACGTCATCCTGGTCTATTACCGTCAACCCGGATCCCTTTACGATGAGCTGATCGGCGTAACTATTCTCAATTCACCTTTCTGA